The proteins below come from a single Benincasa hispida cultivar B227 chromosome 4, ASM972705v1, whole genome shotgun sequence genomic window:
- the LOC120075503 gene encoding zinc finger BED domain-containing protein RICESLEEPER 2-like, whose translation MWTASSQKKGYMAITAHFSDDSWVLQSRLLRFVHVPHPHIGQLLSEALMELKDGLAVISDAIEKIRGTVHFWTLSLKRKEKFEGVCQIQIPCNKKLSLDCVTRWNSTFVMLKTALEYKDVFPRLKQHEQLYTYLPSDTDWNFVKEMCDRLEPLYLMTKLFSGSSYPTSNVFFEEVCEIRLELSKWLNSDVEEVQVMASRMIAKFEKYWSVIHGVLAIATVLDPRFKMRLIQFYFPQIYGFHHTVEIKRVRDLCCDLMKFYSSNSRTIEEP comes from the exons ATGTGGACTGCGTCTAGTCAGAAGAAGGGATACATGGCAATCACTGCACATTTTAGTGATGATTCTTGGGTCCTGCAAAGCAGACTTTTAAG GTTTGTACACGTGCCACATCCACATATTGGACAATTACTTTCTGAAGCATTAATGGAGT tGAAAGATGGTTTGGCTGTAATTTCGGATGCTATAGAGAAGATTAGAGGTACTGTTCATTTCTGGACTCTTTCTctaaaaaggaaggaaaaatttGAAGGAGTTTGTCAAATACAAATTCCATGCAATAAAAAACTCAGTCTTGATTGtgttacaagatggaattcaaccTTTGTGATGCTCAAAACTGCTTTGGAATACAAGGATGTTTTTCCTCGTCTAAAACAACATGAACAACTATACACTTATCTTCCTTCAGATACTGATTGGAATTTTGTAAAAGAAATGTGTGATAGATTAGAACCACTTTACTTGATGACTAAGTTATTTTCTGGGTCAAGTTATCCAACCTCCAATGTCTTTTTTGAAGAAGTTTGTGAAATTAGGTTGGAACTTTCTAAGTGGCTTAACTCTGATGTTGAGGAGGTACAAGTAATGGCATCAAGAATGATTGctaagtttgaaaaatattggAGTGTGATTCACGGTGTATTGGCAATAGCTACAGTATTAGATCCTAGATTTAAGATGAGATTGATCCAATTTTATTTTCCTCAAATCTATGGATTTCATCATactgttgaaattaaacgtgtTAGAGACTTGTGTTGTGATTTGATGAAGTtttatagttcaaattcaagaacaatagAAGAACCTTAG